One Rosa chinensis cultivar Old Blush chromosome 5, RchiOBHm-V2, whole genome shotgun sequence genomic region harbors:
- the LOC112202398 gene encoding MDIS1-interacting receptor like kinase 2, with translation MRSFTSPDKVYSLACLILYVHLVLSPVIGFASATSTEAEALIKWKASFEYQTQNNNLTSWTYFPSNATNSSTNSNPCSVWTGISCNNAGSVNKMNLTDYGIQGTLHEFPFISLPNLEFVDLSMNKFYDAIPPQISSLSKLIYLDLSYNQFTGKIPPEIGLLTNLEVLHLNENQLNGSIPQELGQLNPLYELALYANKLEGPIPAPLGSLSNLTTLYLHVNYLSGSIPAFLVNLTNLAYLALFDNQFSGSIPPELGNLTNLVRLRMGENHLTGPIPPNFGSLKELTSLFLNNNNLSGSIPTSLGDLRNLTSLYLYDNKLSGTIPKEIGNLKSMVDLELSTNQLSGSIPTSFGDLTNLEILFLNDNQLSGSIPQEIGNLMKLTIVELDNNQFSGYLPQNICRGGSLENFTVSTNYLTGPLPKSLKTCKSLVRIRLDGNHLTSNISEDFDAYPNLRYIDLSHNNLYGEISPVWGQCPQLATLRIAGNNLTGSIPPEIGNATQIQVLDLSSNSLVGVIPKEIGRLTFLLRLTLNENQLWGSIPSEFGSLTDLLYLDLSSNKFNESIPSILGNLFKLVYLNLGHNKFSEDLPFQLENLNHLSQLDLSDNSLEGEIPSQMSKMQSLENLNLSHNNLSGLIPTTFEQMLSLIYIDLSFNQLQGAIPNNKAFKDASLEGNKGLCGNVSALQPCKEKKHISKRNRTLMFLTIFLVVGALSLAFAGVVLIRKGRGKQGQETDASSVQHEYVFSTSDFDGRRMHEEIIKATNGFDAIYCIGKGGSGSVYKAKLPSGSIVAVKKLHPILEGDHEEASRKEFFNEIRTLLEIRHRNIVKLIGFCSHAHHSFLVYEYMEKGSLASMLNKEHEAIQLDWSTRVRIVRGVAHALSYMHHDCFPPIVHRDISSNNILLNYEYEPCVSDFGTAKLLNPDSSNWIARAGTYGYVAPELAYTMKVTEKCDVYSFGVLALEVIVGKQPGDSIFSFSSPSANGEVLLNDVLDQRLPVPTPHVLDELVTIARIAIACKHAHPQSRPTMHMVSQVLASRTAHGQQETILPVH, from the exons ATGAGATCATTTACTTCTCCTGATAAAGTTTACTCTCTGGCTTGCCTTATTTTGTATGTCCACCTGGTTTTATCACCAGTCATTGGTTTTGCTTCTGCTACTTCAACTGAAGCAGAGGCTCTTATCAAATGGAAGGCTAGTTTTGAGTACCAAACTCAGAATAACAATCTTACCTCATGGACTTACTTTCCCAGTAATGCCACAAATTCTTCCACCAATTCAAACCCATGCAGTGTTTGGACTGGGATTTCATGCAACAACGCAGGAAGTGTCAACAAGATGAACCTCACCGATTATGGTATTCAAGGTACGCTGCATGAATTTCCATTCATCTCGTTACCTAATCTTGAATTTGTTGACCTTAGCATGAATAAATTCTATGATGCCATCCCACCTCAGATTAGTTCCCTCTCCAAACTCATCTATCTTGATCTATCTTACAATCAGTTTACTGGGAAAATCCCACCAGAAATTGGCCTGCTAACAAATCTTGAGGTCCTTCATCTAAATGAAAATCAGTTAAATGGCTCAATCCCCCAAGAACTAGGTCAACTCAATCCTCTTTACGAGCTTGCTCTGTACGCAAACAAACTAGAAGGTCCAATTCCTGCTCCTCTGGGTAGTTTGAGCAACCTCACTACTTTGTATCTCCATGTAAATTACCTTTCCGGTTCTATTCCGGCTTTTCTGGTTAATTTAACCAACCTGGCTTATTTGGCTCTCTTTGACAATCAATTTTCTGGTTCCATTCCTCCAGAATTGGGAAACCTTACAAATTTGGTTAGACTCAGAATGGGTGAAAACCATTTAACAGGTCCTATCCCTCCAAATTTTGGAAGCTTAAAAGAGCTAACTTCTTTGTTCTTGAACAACAATAATCTTTCTGGTTCAATCCCGACGTCTTTAGGTGATCTGAGAAACCTTACCTCGCTCTATCTGTATGACAACAAACTTTCTGGCACCATTCCAAAAGAGATAGGGAACTTGAAATCTATGGTCGATCTAGAGTTGAGCACAAATCAACTCAGTGGTTCCATTCCTACTTCATTTGGTGACTTGACAAACCTAGAAATCTTATTTCTTAATGATAACCAACTCTCTGGTTCCATCCCCCAAGAAATAGGGAATCTAATGAAGTTGACCATAGTGGAATTGGATAATAACCAATTTTCTGGTTATTTGCCCCAAAATATTTGCCGAGGTGGATCACTGGAAAACTTTACAGTATCCACCAACTATTTGACAGGTCCACTTCCCAAAAGCTTGAAAACTTGCAAGAGCTTAGTCCGAATCCGTCTTGATGGCAACCATTTGACAAGCAATATATCTGAAGATTTTGATGCCTATCCAAATCTTCGATATATAGACCTAAGCCACAACAACTTATATGGTGAGATCTCACCTGTCTGGGGACAATGTCCACAATTAGCAACCCTCCGAATTGCGGGGAACAACCTTACTGGCAGCATCCCACCTGAAATTGGCAATGCAACGCAAATTCAGGTGCTCGATCTTTCATCAAATAGTTTAGTCGGGGTGATTCCTAAAGAGATTGGGAGATTGACTTTTTTGCTGCGTCTCACCTTGAATGAGAATCAACTTTGGGGTAGTATACCATCAGAATTTGGATCATTGACTGATCTTTTATATCTTGATCTGTCCAGCAATAAATTCAATGAGTCCATTCCAAGCATTTTAGGTAACTTGTTTAAATTAGTCTACTTGAACTTGGGCCACAACAAGTTCAGCGAAGACCTGCCATTTCAGTTGGAGAATTTAAATCACCTGTCCCAACTAGATTTAAGTGATAATTCACTTGAGGGTGAGATACCATCACAAATGAGCAAAATGCAAAGCTTGGAGAATCTGAATCTTTCCCACAATAATCTTTCTGGTCTCATTCCAACAACATTTGAGCAAATGCTTAGCTTGATTTACATCGACCTatccttcaatcagttacaggGTGCCATTCCTAACAACAAAGCATTTAAAGATGCTTCATTGGAAGGGAACAAAGGATTATGTGGAAATGTTTCAGCACTTCAACCATGCAAGGAAAAGAAGCATATCTCAAAGAGGAATCGAACACTCATGTTTTTAACCATTTTCCTTGTTGTGGGAGCACTTTCCCTCGCTTTCGCCGGAGTTGTCTTGATTAGAAAAGGAAGGGGAAAACAAGGGCAGGAAACAGATGCTAGCAGCGTGCAACATGAATACGTTTTTTCAACATCTGATTTTGATGGAAGAAGAATGCATGAAGAAATCATCAAGGCAACCAATGGTTTCGACGCCATTTATTGCATCGGAAAGGGAGGATCCGGAAGTGTCTACAAGGCAAAGCTACCATCAGGCAGCATAGTTGCAGTGAAGAAACTCCATCCAATACTTGAGGGTGATCATGAAGAGGCGTCTCGGAAGGAGTTCTTCAACGAAATAAGGACACTATTAGAGATTCGGCACCGAAACATTGTGAAACTTATTGGTTTCTGTTCACATGCTCATCACTCATTTTTGGTCTATGAGTATATGGAAAAAGGTAGTTTGGCTTCAATGCTGAACAAAGAACATGAAGCCATACAACTGGATTGGAGTACAAGGGTGAGAATTGTAAGAGGTGTGGCTCATGCCTTGTCTTATATGCATCATGATTGCTTTCCACCTATTGTGCATCGAGACATATCAAGCAACAACATTTTGCTGAACTACGAATATGAGCCTTGTGTTTCAGACTTCGGCACTGCTAAGCTTTTAAATCCAGACTCATCTAATTGGATTGCTCGTGCAGGCACATATGGATATGTTGCACCAG AGCTCGCTTACACAATGAAGGTAACTGAAAAATGTGATGTGTATAGCTTCGGAGTGCTGGCGCTGGAAGTGATAGTGGGAAAGCAGCCTGGTGATTCAATCTTCTCCTTTTCGTCTCCATCTGCCAACGGAGAAGTATTGCTGAACGATGTGCTGGACCAACGACTCCCCGTTCCCACACCTCATGTTCTGGACGAATTGGTAACTATTGCAAGAATAGCAATTGCATGCAAGCATGCCCATCCACAATCAAGGCCAACAATGCACATGGTTTCTCAAGTGTTAGCATCCCGAACTGCCCATGGACAACAAGAAACTATACTTCCAGTTCATTAA